Proteins from a genomic interval of Vanacampus margaritifer isolate UIUO_Vmar chromosome 4, RoL_Vmar_1.0, whole genome shotgun sequence:
- the rnaset2 gene encoding ribonuclease T2 — translation MSLRYPLLLCLAAVSAFAMSPPHMWTKLILTHHWPNTFCTTESCHHPNISYWTLHGLWPDKGITCNASWHFNSSEIEDLLPEMEKYWPDLLKPASSSFWKYEWYKHGTCAAKAPALNSQHKYFSKALELYHKVDLDSVLKKFDIIPSENNYKFSQIEEVIENFYGVKPKIQCVHSSKNTDAQLLGQMEICFSPDFSLLDCEKEMISKRGSAFSVCDPDVPVYYPPL, via the exons ATGAGTCTCAGGTATCCTCTTCTGCTCTGTCTGGCAGCAGTCTCTGCCTTTGCTATGTCGCCTCC acaCATGTGGACCAAACTCATCCTCACCCACCACTGGCCTAACACTTTCTGTACT ACGGAGTCCTGTCATCATCCTAACATTAGCTACTGGACACTACATGGACTCTg GCCTGATAAAGGAATCACTTGTAACGCGTCATGGCATTTCAACTCATCTGAAATAGAG gacTTGCTCCCAGAAATGGAGAAGTATTGGCCTGATTTACTGAAACCTGCATCATCATCCTTTTG GAAGTACGAATGGTACAAACATGGTACATGCGCTGCCAAGGCGCCTGCGCTAAACAGTCAACATAAATATTTCAGCAAGGCATTGGAACTGTACCATAAAGTGGACTTGGATAG CGTCCTGAAGAAATTTGACATCATCCCATCTGAAAACAATTACAAA ttttcccAAATCGAAGAAGTCATAGAAAACTTCTATGGCGTCAAACCTAAGATACAATGTGTCCATTCGTCTAAG AATACCGATGCGcagcttttgggtcaaatggagATTTGTTTCAGCCCCGACTTCTCCCTCTTGGATTGTGAGAAAGAGATGATCTCCAAACGAGGTTCCGCGTTCAGTGTCTGCGACCCTGACGTACCAGTTTACTATCCACCTCTTTGA